Proteins found in one Triticum urartu cultivar G1812 chromosome 4, Tu2.1, whole genome shotgun sequence genomic segment:
- the LOC125554017 gene encoding chemocyanin-like, giving the protein MAMAQGRGSAAQGFALGFLVLCLLLGADTAGAATYNVDWSFAAGSWPSGKTFRAGDVLVFSYNPAVHNVVAVDAGGYNSCRGSGATHTYTSGSDRVTLVPGTNYFICSLSGHCGLGMKMAVTAN; this is encoded by the exons ATGGCAATGGCTCAGGGAAGAGGCAGtgcggcgcagggcttcgccctCGGCTTCCTCGTGCTGTGCCTCCTCCTCGGCGCCGACACCGCCGGCGCCGCCACCTACAACGTCGACTGGTCGTTCGCCGCCGGCAGCTGGCCCAGCGGCAAGACCTTCCGCGCAGGGGACGTCCTCG TGTTCAGCTACAACCCGGCCGTGCACAACGTGGTGGCGGTGGACGCCGGCGGCTACAACAGCTGCCGCGGCTCCGGCGCGACGCACACCTACACCTCGGGGAGCGACCGCGTGACCCTCGTCCCCGGGACGAACTACTTCATCTGCAGCCTCAGCGGCCACTGCGGGCTCGGGATGAAGATGGCCGTCACTGCAAACTGA